The Trichoderma atroviride chromosome 5, complete sequence genome contains a region encoding:
- a CDS encoding uncharacterized protein (SECRETED:SignalP(1-20)) gives MHFPRIYAALLSAFVGTALSYDADFTVYPNPDCSNGGGTTIIGSVGAEDQFWPDQRSVRVNSIRNGKHVALYLGGSQSGAVTRLYDPDGCINGDWLSYGIYNGGP, from the exons ATGCATTTCCCAAGAATTTACGCAGCTCTGCTGTCTGCCTTCGTTGGCACTGCGCTAAGCTATGATGCAGACTTCACAGTGTATCCAAATCCCG actgcagcaatggcggcggTACAACCATTATAGGCAGTGTAGGAGCCGAAGATCAATTCTGGCCAGACCAGCGCAGTGTTCGAGTCAACTCAATTCGCAACGGAAAGCACGTCGCCCTTTATTTAGGCGGTTCTCAAAGTGGCGCTGTAACGAGGCTCTACGATCCAGATGGTTGCATCAACGGAGACTGGCTGAGCTATGGAATTTATAATGGCGGACCATGA
- a CDS encoding uncharacterized protein (EggNog:ENOG41) has translation MKHGKAASEELERCIKELGMVGALIDSHLDDGRYYDEVALDVFAKAQELDVPIYIHPTTPLEDVQVALYDGNYDKEVGAVLGIAGWDWHCDTALSVLRMYAAGIFWRYPNMKVVVGHMGEMLPYMLDRIDEKVIQIWNKAELSFKQI, from the coding sequence ATGAAACATGGTAAAGCTGCATCAGAAGAACTTGAGCGATGTATCAAGGAGCTGGGAATGGTCGGCGCACTCATTGACAGTCATCTTGACGATGGGCGGTACTACGATGAAGTTGCTCTAGATGTCTTTGCCAAGGCTCAAGAACTCGATGTTCCAATTTACATACATCCCACCACGCCTCTTGAAGATGTTCAGGTGGCCCTTTATGACGGAAACTACGACAAAGAAGTTGGTGCTGTGCTAGGAATCGCAGGCTGGGACTGGCATTGCGATACTGCACTCTCCGTGTTGAGAATGTACGCTGCAGGTATTTTCTGGAGGTACCCAAATATGAAAGTGGTAGTGGGACACATGGGCGAGATGCTGCCATATATGCTGGACCGCATAGATGAAAAGGTGATACAAATATGGAACAAGGCAGAGTTGAGCTTCAAGCAAATTTAA